The following proteins are co-located in the Nonlabens ponticola genome:
- the mfd gene encoding transcription-repair coupling factor, translating into MAYTDILQSYSHLPQTQQLLDHLAQDHGAIQVAGLTGSALSIELQTLFEQSDKPFLLICNDKEEAAYYLNDLEKMIGEERVLFYPGSYRRPYQIEETDNANVLLRAEVLNRINSKRKPAVIVTYPDALFEKVVTRKELEKNTLKIAVGDQISIDFANEVLFEYAFKRVDFVTEPGEFSLRGGILDVFSFSNEEPYRIEFFGNEIDSIRIFDVETQLSKDQIKKISIIPNVENKKSDERRESFLKYLSSKTVVFAQHLDLMYARVDSLFAKAEQAYQKLDGGIKQLTPDEIFCKSALLKKQLEKYTTVEFTGSDPAVRFSTSPQPSFNKQFDILVDTLRENEKRGFKTYLLCGTAQQAKRFKDIFDDMNAQVSYETVTMTLYKGFVDADLKIACYTDHEIFDRYHKFHLKNGYAKKQAITLKELNTLVIGDYVTHIDHGIGKFGGLQKIDVNGKMQEAIKLFYGERDILYVSIHSLHKITRYAGKDGKTPKIYKLGSPAWKKLKAKTKTKVKQIAFDLIKLYAKRRARKGFQYEPDGYLQNELEASFIYEDTPDQSAATQDVKNDMESDRPMDRLVCGDVGFGKTEVAIRAAFKAAVSGKQVAVLVPTTVLAFQHAKTFKERLADMPVTVDYLNRFRTAKERRTVLEGLENGTIDIVIGTHQLVNKSVKFKDIGLLIIDEEQKFGVAVKDKLKTLKENIDTLTLTATPIPRTLQFSLMAARDLSVIKTPPPNRHPIESRVVRFSEEVIRDAVSYEISRGGQVFFVHNRIENIKEVAGMIQRSVPDAKVGIGHGQMDGKKLEELMLAFMNNEFDVLVSTTIIESGLDVPNANTIFINNANNFGLSDLHQMRGRVGRSNKKAFCYFITPPYDMMTDDARKRIQAIENFSELGSGFNIAMKDLEIRGAGDILGGEQSGFMNEIGFDTYQKILSEAIEELKENEFKELYPTDEIKTKHVSDVTIDTDFELLFPDDYINSVTERLALYSKLNEVDDQLQLTQYRKELVDRFGELPDQAEDLLTSIKIKWIASRIGLEKIVMKQGKFIGYFIADQSSSFYQTETFSYLLQAVNSSGKTMQLKEKQTRSGLRLLLKMEQCKSVDQALANLDKILPVEEIVST; encoded by the coding sequence TTGGCTTACACAGATATTCTCCAGTCATATTCTCATTTACCACAAACCCAACAATTGCTGGATCATCTAGCGCAGGATCACGGTGCGATTCAAGTAGCTGGTCTCACTGGTAGTGCGTTATCGATTGAGTTGCAAACCTTATTTGAGCAAAGCGACAAGCCTTTTTTACTTATATGCAACGACAAGGAAGAAGCCGCCTATTATCTCAACGATCTAGAAAAAATGATAGGCGAGGAACGTGTGCTGTTTTATCCAGGAAGCTATCGACGACCTTACCAGATTGAGGAAACAGATAATGCCAATGTCCTTTTAAGGGCTGAGGTGCTCAACCGAATCAATTCAAAACGCAAGCCAGCGGTTATTGTTACATATCCAGACGCATTGTTTGAAAAGGTAGTCACGCGCAAGGAATTGGAGAAAAACACGCTCAAGATTGCCGTTGGTGATCAAATAAGCATTGATTTTGCAAACGAGGTGCTGTTTGAATATGCCTTCAAGCGCGTCGATTTTGTGACAGAACCTGGTGAATTCTCATTGCGCGGTGGTATCCTCGATGTGTTCTCATTTTCTAATGAAGAGCCTTATCGTATAGAGTTTTTTGGCAACGAGATTGATAGCATACGCATCTTTGATGTGGAGACACAACTGTCTAAAGATCAGATTAAAAAGATATCCATAATTCCTAATGTGGAGAACAAGAAGTCTGATGAGCGACGTGAGAGTTTCTTGAAATACTTGTCAAGTAAGACGGTTGTATTTGCCCAACATCTTGATTTGATGTATGCTCGTGTTGATTCGCTTTTCGCGAAAGCGGAACAAGCCTACCAAAAACTTGATGGTGGCATTAAGCAATTAACTCCAGACGAGATTTTCTGCAAGTCGGCCTTGCTTAAGAAGCAATTGGAGAAATACACGACAGTTGAATTTACCGGTAGCGACCCAGCTGTGCGATTCAGCACCAGCCCGCAACCATCTTTCAATAAGCAGTTTGATATATTGGTGGACACGCTGCGAGAAAATGAGAAACGTGGATTCAAGACTTATCTGCTGTGCGGTACTGCACAGCAAGCAAAGCGTTTCAAGGACATTTTTGACGACATGAATGCGCAGGTTTCCTATGAAACGGTGACCATGACATTGTATAAAGGATTTGTAGATGCAGATTTAAAAATCGCTTGTTACACAGATCATGAGATTTTTGATCGTTATCATAAGTTCCACTTGAAGAATGGCTATGCCAAAAAGCAAGCCATCACGCTCAAGGAACTCAATACGCTGGTCATAGGTGATTATGTTACGCATATTGATCACGGTATAGGGAAATTTGGTGGACTCCAAAAGATCGATGTCAACGGCAAGATGCAGGAAGCTATCAAGCTGTTTTATGGCGAGCGCGATATTTTATATGTCTCGATTCACTCGCTACATAAGATCACGAGATATGCTGGTAAAGACGGCAAGACGCCTAAGATCTACAAGCTAGGTAGTCCAGCCTGGAAAAAACTAAAAGCCAAAACCAAGACTAAGGTCAAGCAAATTGCTTTTGACCTGATCAAATTATATGCAAAGCGACGCGCTCGCAAAGGGTTTCAATACGAGCCAGATGGTTATTTGCAAAATGAGCTAGAGGCTAGTTTTATTTATGAGGATACACCAGATCAAAGTGCAGCGACACAAGATGTAAAAAATGACATGGAAAGCGATCGTCCCATGGATCGATTGGTCTGTGGTGATGTAGGATTCGGTAAGACTGAAGTTGCCATACGTGCTGCGTTTAAGGCTGCGGTGAGTGGCAAACAAGTTGCTGTGCTCGTGCCAACAACTGTTCTAGCTTTTCAGCATGCCAAGACTTTTAAGGAGCGCCTTGCCGACATGCCAGTTACGGTAGATTATTTGAATCGTTTCCGTACGGCAAAGGAGCGTCGCACGGTACTTGAAGGACTTGAAAACGGAACCATCGATATCGTGATAGGCACTCACCAGCTGGTCAATAAGTCGGTTAAGTTTAAAGACATAGGACTGTTGATTATCGATGAGGAGCAAAAATTTGGAGTTGCAGTAAAAGATAAGCTCAAAACCTTAAAGGAAAACATTGACACGCTCACGCTTACTGCTACGCCTATACCGCGTACGCTGCAATTCTCATTAATGGCCGCACGTGATTTGAGCGTTATAAAAACGCCACCACCCAATCGTCACCCTATTGAGTCTCGCGTGGTACGATTTTCTGAAGAAGTGATACGTGACGCGGTAAGCTATGAGATTTCCCGTGGTGGTCAGGTATTTTTTGTCCACAATCGTATTGAGAACATTAAGGAAGTAGCAGGTATGATCCAGCGATCTGTTCCAGATGCTAAGGTAGGTATAGGTCACGGTCAGATGGATGGAAAAAAGCTGGAAGAATTGATGCTGGCTTTTATGAATAATGAGTTTGACGTACTGGTAAGTACCACCATCATTGAGAGTGGTCTTGACGTGCCTAATGCGAATACCATCTTCATCAATAACGCCAATAACTTTGGACTATCAGACCTGCATCAAATGCGTGGTCGAGTGGGCCGCAGTAATAAAAAGGCCTTTTGTTATTTCATCACGCCACCATATGATATGATGACTGATGATGCTCGCAAAAGAATCCAAGCAATTGAGAATTTCTCTGAGTTGGGTAGTGGTTTCAACATCGCCATGAAAGATCTTGAGATACGTGGTGCTGGAGATATTTTGGGTGGCGAGCAAAGTGGTTTCATGAATGAGATAGGATTTGATACCTATCAAAAAATCCTGAGCGAAGCCATAGAAGAGCTCAAGGAAAATGAGTTCAAAGAACTCTATCCTACGGATGAGATCAAGACCAAACATGTAAGCGATGTCACGATTGATACAGATTTTGAATTATTGTTCCCAGATGATTACATCAACAGTGTTACAGAGCGTCTTGCATTGTACTCAAAACTCAATGAGGTAGATGATCAGCTGCAATTAACGCAGTACCGCAAGGAATTGGTAGACCGTTTTGGTGAACTGCCAGACCAGGCGGAAGATCTGTTGACCAGCATCAAGATCAAGTGGATCGCCAGTCGCATAGGTCTGGAAAAGATCGTGATGAAGCAAGGCAAGTTCATAGGTTACTTTATCGCAGATCAGTCGAGCAGTTTTTACCAGACAGAGACCTTCAGCTATCTATTGCAAGCAGTGAACAGCAGTGGCAAAACTATGCAGCTAAAAGAAAAGCAAACCAGGTCAGGATTGCGATTGTTACTCAAGATGGAGCAATGTAAAAGTGTAGATCAAGCATTAGCAAACCTAGATAAGATATTGCCTGTTGAAGAGATCGTAAGCACTTAG
- the recO gene encoding DNA repair protein RecO, with product MLISTPAIVLSSIKYGESDLIARLYTRELGSQSYMLKGIRKSRKGKLRVSYFQPLTQLHIETQHKDKGNLEYIKECRIAVHYENISTAIAKSSVALFFGEILSQLLTEQQPDEQLFDYLSNAFEFLDQTDHVSNFTIKVLLDMTDIMGFGIDRSTLQFEYLNMLNGTFDNNGMQPHHLTDVESSLIKQFLGTDFERLEEIKIHRKQRSELLNLVVEYFQIHLEVFKKPASLTILKQLFDS from the coding sequence ATGCTCATAAGCACGCCTGCCATTGTATTATCATCGATCAAGTATGGCGAGTCAGATCTTATCGCCAGGCTTTATACAAGAGAACTAGGTAGTCAGAGTTATATGCTCAAGGGCATACGCAAATCGCGCAAAGGAAAATTGCGCGTATCATATTTCCAGCCACTCACACAATTACATATTGAGACCCAGCATAAGGATAAGGGCAATCTTGAGTACATTAAGGAATGCCGTATAGCAGTTCATTATGAAAACATCTCGACCGCTATTGCCAAAAGCAGTGTCGCCCTTTTCTTTGGCGAGATTTTATCGCAGTTATTGACTGAGCAACAACCAGATGAACAGTTATTTGATTACTTGAGTAATGCTTTTGAATTTCTAGATCAAACCGACCATGTTTCAAACTTTACGATCAAAGTATTGCTAGACATGACAGATATCATGGGATTCGGGATTGATAGATCAACACTACAGTTTGAATATCTTAATATGCTCAACGGCACCTTTGATAATAATGGCATGCAACCACATCATTTAACTGATGTTGAAAGTAGTTTGATAAAACAGTTCCTTGGTACAGATTTTGAGCGGTTGGAAGAGATCAAGATTCATCGCAAACAGCGATCAGAATTATTGAACCTTGTGGTCGAGTATTTTCAAATTCACCTAGAGGTATTTAAAAAACCGGCATCGCTAACCATACTTAAACAACTCTTTGACAGTTGA
- a CDS encoding TonB-dependent receptor, with protein sequence MRYNFTCLFLFLFAFISQAQQVQVVNNETGEPIPNVAVYNKEKTKSAIADFDGFVDLIKFDDKETIFFQTMSFKTLKSSKRDILAHGDLVKLTPVSQGMNPVVISVSKFEQRKQDIPQKIISTSAQEIKFNNPQTSADLLQQTGQVYVQKSQQGGGSPLIRGFSTNRLLITVDGVRMNNATFRGGNLQNVISIDPLCVERTEIILGPGSVVYGSDAIGGVMNFYTQSPVFATDSITNFAGNALLRYATANNENTAHLDFKYGTQRFASATSISFNSYGDLHMGSNGPDEYLRNQYVVRRDDEDLLVDNSDPQRQIPTGFDQLNLLQKFSYKPSSDWQLDAGLIYTQTSDYSRYDALIRFRESGNPISAQWYYGPQRWLMLNARATHRGNGRLYDKAIITQAYQKFNESRNNRDFQDVELFENDEQVDALTTAIDFERRNRENNVLFYGAEYVYNKVGSEGSIFDIETGNRRAAASRYPDGSTWESLAAYVSYQWRIEENLTLQSGARYNHIWIDAQFDDEFFDFPFSEATVNTGALTGAIGATYLPDPSWELRANLSTAFRAPNIDDIGKIFDPSPGTVVVPNPDVDSEYSYNTELGVKKRVGDQLTIEVAGYYTLLDDALVARDFELNGEDQIIYQGELSQVQAIQNAERAMIYGVEIGMDYKLNDEWNLYGHYTWLDGEQEEEDGTTVAVRHVAPAFGDFHVVYDHDRFKADAFVLFNGQFDFNELAPSQQDRPYLYAQDENGNPFSPSWYTLNLRSRYEINKALSVNATLENITDQRYRTYSSGIAAAGRNLILALDYSF encoded by the coding sequence TTGAGATATAATTTTACTTGCCTTTTCCTATTTCTTTTTGCCTTTATTTCCCAAGCACAGCAAGTGCAGGTGGTGAATAATGAGACTGGCGAGCCTATTCCCAATGTAGCTGTTTACAATAAAGAGAAAACAAAGTCTGCCATTGCAGACTTTGATGGATTTGTAGATCTCATAAAATTTGATGATAAAGAGACGATCTTTTTCCAGACCATGTCTTTCAAAACCTTAAAAAGTAGTAAGCGAGATATTCTTGCTCATGGTGATCTGGTCAAGCTCACTCCGGTGTCACAAGGCATGAATCCAGTGGTGATATCAGTCTCTAAGTTTGAGCAGCGCAAACAGGACATACCGCAAAAAATAATTTCTACCAGCGCTCAAGAAATTAAATTTAACAACCCACAAACCAGTGCAGATTTACTGCAGCAAACAGGTCAGGTGTATGTGCAAAAATCACAGCAAGGTGGTGGTAGCCCATTGATACGTGGTTTTTCAACAAATAGATTGCTCATTACGGTAGATGGTGTGCGCATGAATAATGCGACCTTTAGAGGTGGTAATTTGCAAAATGTCATAAGCATCGATCCACTATGTGTCGAACGTACTGAGATTATTCTAGGTCCAGGCAGCGTTGTATATGGTAGTGATGCTATAGGTGGCGTCATGAATTTTTACACGCAGTCGCCAGTCTTTGCGACTGATAGCATCACAAACTTTGCAGGTAACGCCTTGTTACGATATGCCACCGCAAATAATGAGAATACCGCACACCTAGATTTTAAATATGGAACGCAGCGATTTGCCAGTGCGACAAGCATCAGTTTTAATTCCTATGGCGATCTACATATGGGATCAAATGGACCTGATGAATATTTGAGAAATCAATATGTCGTGCGCCGCGATGATGAGGATTTACTAGTAGATAATAGCGACCCACAACGCCAGATTCCTACTGGTTTTGATCAGCTCAACCTGTTGCAAAAATTCTCTTACAAGCCCAGCAGCGACTGGCAACTGGACGCAGGATTGATTTACACGCAAACCTCTGATTATAGCAGGTATGATGCGTTGATACGCTTTCGCGAAAGCGGAAACCCCATAAGTGCCCAATGGTATTATGGACCTCAACGCTGGTTAATGCTTAATGCAAGAGCCACCCATCGTGGTAATGGTAGATTATATGATAAAGCGATCATCACACAGGCTTATCAAAAATTCAATGAGAGCCGCAACAATCGTGATTTTCAAGATGTAGAGTTATTTGAGAATGATGAGCAGGTAGATGCTCTTACAACGGCTATAGATTTTGAACGACGCAATCGAGAGAATAATGTCCTATTCTATGGAGCAGAATACGTGTATAACAAGGTAGGCAGTGAAGGCAGTATTTTTGACATAGAAACAGGTAATAGACGCGCAGCTGCCAGTAGATATCCAGATGGATCAACATGGGAATCGCTAGCTGCTTATGTGAGTTATCAATGGAGAATCGAGGAAAATCTCACCTTACAATCTGGAGCACGATACAACCACATCTGGATTGACGCTCAATTTGATGATGAATTCTTTGACTTTCCTTTTAGTGAAGCGACTGTAAATACAGGCGCACTTACCGGTGCGATAGGTGCAACTTATCTGCCTGATCCATCATGGGAACTGCGAGCAAATTTGAGTACAGCCTTTCGTGCGCCTAATATTGATGATATAGGTAAAATCTTTGATCCTAGTCCTGGCACGGTAGTCGTTCCCAATCCAGATGTGGATTCTGAGTATTCTTATAATACAGAGCTAGGTGTTAAAAAACGAGTAGGCGATCAATTGACTATTGAGGTCGCGGGATATTATACGTTGCTAGATGATGCATTGGTGGCTCGTGATTTTGAGCTCAATGGTGAGGATCAAATCATCTATCAAGGAGAATTGAGTCAGGTGCAAGCCATTCAAAATGCAGAGCGTGCGATGATCTACGGCGTTGAGATAGGAATGGATTACAAACTCAATGATGAGTGGAATCTGTACGGTCATTACACTTGGCTGGATGGCGAGCAGGAAGAAGAAGACGGCACCACGGTTGCCGTGCGTCACGTGGCACCAGCTTTTGGCGATTTTCATGTAGTTTATGATCACGATAGATTTAAGGCAGATGCCTTTGTTTTATTCAACGGTCAGTTTGATTTTAATGAATTGGCGCCTAGCCAGCAGGATAGGCCGTATTTGTATGCGCAGGATGAGAATGGCAATCCATTCTCGCCATCATGGTACACGCTTAATTTGCGATCTAGATATGAGATTAACAAGGCATTGAGTGTTAATGCTACCCTTGAAAATATCACAGACCAGCGCTATCGCACCTATTCATCTGGAATAGCAGCGGCTGGTAGAAACTTAATTTTGGCACTTGATTATTCTTTTTAA
- the pdeM gene encoding ligase-associated DNA damage response endonuclease PdeM, whose translation MSLDVVLHNQHFKLHPSGACYWVEQDVVLLADVHLGKSAHFRKNGMAIPSTADDAEYDKLNEVIDYFKPSRLFFLGDLFHSYINAEWHFFEQWVRMQSIEIVLVMGNHDVISREKFNQIGIATHDVLQMGSIYLTHHPEEQDGYFNIAGHVHPAVKLTGVGRQRMKIPCFFTTDTGMIIPAFGDFTGTHVLKPQKGNRIFGCVPDDVIELS comes from the coding sequence GTGAGTCTAGACGTCGTTCTACATAATCAACATTTTAAACTACACCCATCAGGAGCTTGTTATTGGGTAGAGCAAGATGTTGTTCTTTTGGCAGATGTTCATCTGGGAAAAAGCGCTCACTTCCGTAAGAATGGGATGGCCATACCATCTACCGCAGACGACGCAGAGTATGACAAGCTCAATGAGGTTATTGATTACTTCAAGCCATCGCGACTATTTTTTCTGGGCGACTTGTTTCATTCCTACATCAATGCAGAGTGGCACTTTTTTGAACAATGGGTGCGTATGCAATCCATCGAGATCGTGCTAGTAATGGGTAATCACGATGTCATCTCGCGTGAAAAATTTAATCAAATAGGAATAGCAACCCACGACGTGTTACAAATGGGGTCCATCTATTTAACACACCATCCAGAGGAGCAAGACGGGTATTTTAATATTGCAGGACACGTACATCCAGCGGTAAAACTTACAGGAGTAGGCAGGCAGCGTATGAAGATACCATGCTTTTTCACTACAGATACAGGCATGATTATACCAGCATTTGGTGATTTTACAGGCACACATGTGCTCAAACCACAAAAGGGAAATCGCATATTTGGTTGTGTGCCAGACGATGTCATCGAGTTGTCATAA
- a CDS encoding dihydrolipoyl dehydrogenase family protein, which translates to MEQYDVFILGTGTAGKLVADRCCSHGMKVGIIDNREYGGTCSQRGCDPKKLMLASSEAYELATNMKGDGIAGEIRIDWKEVQDYARRYTSNIPENTEQMLKSKGVDCYHGDGHFEDAHTFTFDGTTIKSKKFVIATGMKPIELGIPGEEHLLESPDFFTLKELPEKVTFIGGGYIGMEFSHMLARAGVKVTVIEQGDQLLSPFEEFTAGFLLDASRDLGIDVILNAQVSSVEKKDDRLLLHYSKDSSQHQQTTDLAFNTAGREPSVKSLQLENAGVVTGRDGVMVDEYLCSTSQSNFYACGDVSSKNLPLTPLSGLEADVVAANLTGEKKKFKPVDIPSVTFTIPQVAGIGLTEKQAADQNLDITVHHQDASSWFNTRRLNAKYYAYKVIVDNKTDKILGAHIISHEAAETINIFAVAMNNDLTFTQIKRTIYTYPSWANDIKSF; encoded by the coding sequence ATGGAGCAATACGATGTATTTATTTTAGGAACAGGAACCGCTGGCAAACTGGTAGCAGATCGCTGCTGTAGCCACGGTATGAAGGTAGGAATCATTGACAATCGCGAGTATGGCGGTACTTGCTCGCAGCGCGGTTGCGATCCTAAAAAATTGATGCTGGCCAGTAGCGAGGCTTATGAGCTAGCCACCAATATGAAAGGTGATGGAATTGCTGGAGAAATTCGCATCGACTGGAAAGAGGTACAAGACTACGCTCGACGTTACACTAGCAATATTCCAGAAAACACAGAGCAAATGCTCAAGAGTAAAGGAGTGGATTGCTATCACGGCGACGGCCATTTTGAGGATGCGCACACTTTTACTTTTGACGGCACCACCATCAAATCAAAAAAGTTTGTCATTGCCACAGGTATGAAGCCAATAGAGTTGGGAATACCTGGTGAGGAACATCTACTGGAAAGCCCAGATTTTTTCACATTGAAAGAATTACCTGAAAAGGTGACCTTTATTGGTGGTGGATATATTGGTATGGAATTTAGTCATATGTTGGCTCGTGCTGGTGTCAAAGTGACTGTGATAGAACAAGGTGATCAATTATTATCACCATTTGAAGAATTTACCGCAGGCTTTTTACTGGATGCGTCCAGAGATCTAGGAATAGATGTGATTCTCAATGCTCAAGTTTCTAGTGTAGAGAAAAAGGATGACCGACTTTTATTGCATTATTCCAAAGATAGTAGTCAGCACCAGCAAACAACTGATCTAGCTTTCAACACCGCAGGTCGTGAACCTAGTGTCAAATCCTTACAGCTAGAAAATGCTGGAGTAGTCACTGGACGTGATGGAGTCATGGTGGATGAATACCTATGCAGTACATCGCAATCAAATTTTTATGCCTGTGGTGATGTATCGAGCAAGAATTTACCGCTTACACCATTAAGCGGTCTTGAAGCAGACGTTGTTGCGGCTAACCTAACAGGAGAAAAGAAAAAATTCAAGCCGGTTGATATACCTAGCGTCACTTTTACCATACCTCAAGTAGCAGGAATAGGATTGACTGAAAAGCAAGCCGCAGATCAAAACCTAGACATTACCGTACATCATCAAGATGCTAGTAGCTGGTTCAATACCAGGCGATTAAATGCAAAATATTATGCCTATAAAGTAATCGTCGATAATAAAACTGATAAGATCCTAGGTGCGCACATTATCTCTCATGAAGCGGCCGAGACGATCAACATTTTTGCTGTTGCCATGAACAACGACTTGACTTTTACGCAAATAAAAAGAACCATCTACACCTATCCTAGTTGGGCTAATGATATTAAGAGCTTTTAA